A stretch of DNA from Methylomicrobium lacus LW14:
TTCGAGCGTCTTGCGGATGCGCACGCCGCGCGGCTCATTGCGCCTTCTGAGCCAATAATAGGGCGACAGCGCGGCCAGAAAGCGGATCGGACGGAACAGGTGCGTTTTCAGCACGATTTCATCGAGGCCGTGAAACACCAGGACCCAATTAATATGGATCAAGCGGAATATGATTCTAGGATTGATCACGTTGGCTTAGTCGCGGGCAGGTGAGGGCGCAGGCACGGCATCATTCGCTTTGCGCAAGAGGTTTACGGGTGAGTGCGTCTTCGAGGCGTTCGATCCGGCTGTTCAGGCGGTCGAAATCGGTGCGCAGTTCGTCGACATGGCGGTAAAAAATATCGGCTTCGGGGCCTGCGGGCAGATCGCGCGTTTCTTCCTGCAGAAACTCGCTCAAATTCAGTTCGAAAGTCCTGAGCGATTGCCGCGTCCAGCGCGAGCCTGCGCGGAAGAGATTGCCGATTTGATGCGCGATCACGTCGCCGGTGACCTGCGACAGCTTTTCTTCGAGATCGATGTTCAGTTTGTCGAACAGCGCCTGGAATTTGCGCCCGGTCGTCATGTCGCCCTCGATCTTGACCTCGCCCGAAAACACCGAACGCATCGGCTTGGCACTGATTCCCATC
This window harbors:
- a CDS encoding ubiquinone biosynthesis accessory factor UbiJ, producing the protein MALKPLLTVALESALNRYIKLDLDVGELLAPIAGKVIELTVEPFGETLYLCPTHDAVQVLDAYPGEPDTRISGSLWSLGLMGISAKPMRSVFSGEVKIEGDMTTGRKFQALFDKLNIDLEEKLSQVTGDVIAHQIGNLFRAGSRWTRQSLRTFELNLSEFLQEETRDLPAGPEADIFYRHVDELRTDFDRLNSRIERLEDALTRKPLAQSE